A portion of the Thalassotalea sp. LPB0316 genome contains these proteins:
- the rplJ gene encoding 50S ribosomal protein L10: MAINLDDKKAIVAEVHEAANGAQSAVIADSRGITVEAITALRKQARENGVWMKVVRNTLARRALEGTEFECVTETLVGPSLIAFSNEHPGAAARLFTDFAKENENFELKAAAFEGNAVDVAMLAKLPTYDEAIARLMSAMKEASAGKLCRTIAAIRDQKEQEAA, translated from the coding sequence ATGGCTATCAATCTTGATGACAAAAAAGCAATTGTTGCTGAAGTTCATGAAGCTGCCAATGGCGCTCAGTCAGCTGTAATCGCGGATTCTCGCGGTATCACAGTTGAAGCAATTACTGCTTTACGTAAGCAAGCACGTGAAAATGGCGTATGGATGAAAGTTGTCCGTAACACATTAGCACGTCGTGCTTTAGAAGGTACTGAATTTGAATGTGTTACTGAAACACTAGTTGGTCCTTCATTAATTGCATTTTCAAACGAGCACCCAGGTGCAGCAGCGCGTTTATTCACAGATTTCGCTAAAGAAAACGAAAACTTTGAATTAAAAGCTGCAGCATTCGAAGGAAACGCAGTAGACGTTGCGATGTTAGCGAAGCTACCAACGTACGACGAAGCAATTGCACGTTTAATGAGCGCTATGAAAGAAGCATCTGCAGGCAAATTATGCCGCACGATTGCAGCAATTCGCGATCAGAAAGAGCAAGAAGCTGCTTAA
- a CDS encoding GumC family protein, whose product MSHIESQQPIQMQDDDVSLAEVLRPLWNRRWVIIFCTLLVTLAVAIYVSLLKPTYQATAILLIGNNKPANTLSINNAFNESSATAEQIQTQYELLRSRKFAERVIARLNLTENEEFSGQKYKKLLPWQNEKKLTQKRSIDYVVKAFQQRLTISPMAKTELVRISFSAYDPVLAMRVANQVGVTYLQYQDEIHTASKETTSQWLVDQLEELGKKLEASEHALQQFRESESIVDIHGVVGLVSAELTELTSAAIRAARREDDLKVTYDYIQKNKNNLQELIELPEVSHDDLYIGLKGQEEIVNRKHSELSKRYGPKHPKMIAINAEIASLEKRIAEHTDNVVLALTKDYFAAKEKAVATNARLTAAKQDFLRLSRLENKFSQLEREVETNKELYSNYLVRLKEADAMGNYKTNFYVRFIDKAVVPKSPYKPNKILALIVAVVLSVIFISIIIIMRELLIDTLNSRRKLDNFHEAPVLAILPKFKLDKSAQQRNKYYQDNRFVEAVRSLRTALLFRQDKAPPKIIAITSSVPNEGKSTVALELARSFSEMEKVLLIEGDMRHPTIAKSLKLEPNRPGLSNLLAKTHEINECIVRDDHVKLDILTSGITPSNPLAFLSMKRFGMLIKVFGNFYDRIIIETPPVNAVSDAVIISRNVDSVIYIVHGGKTKRDEISAGLRTLKQVSAPIDGVVINRSENIDTTKYHNKYYNNPANIIKLPVRRQA is encoded by the coding sequence TTGAGTCATATTGAATCGCAACAACCGATACAAATGCAAGATGATGATGTCTCTTTAGCAGAAGTACTAAGGCCGCTTTGGAATCGGCGTTGGGTTATTATTTTTTGCACGTTACTCGTTACACTAGCGGTAGCGATCTATGTTTCATTGTTAAAGCCGACTTATCAGGCGACTGCGATCTTACTCATTGGCAATAACAAACCTGCGAACACTTTATCGATTAATAATGCTTTTAATGAATCAAGTGCCACTGCAGAGCAAATCCAAACACAATATGAATTACTGCGTTCGAGGAAGTTTGCTGAGCGTGTAATTGCTCGCCTAAACCTTACCGAAAATGAGGAATTTTCTGGGCAAAAGTACAAAAAACTGCTGCCTTGGCAGAATGAAAAAAAACTCACCCAAAAACGTTCGATAGATTATGTTGTTAAGGCCTTCCAACAGCGCCTAACCATCTCGCCGATGGCTAAAACGGAATTAGTCCGTATTAGCTTTTCTGCTTATGATCCTGTGTTAGCTATGCGAGTTGCTAATCAGGTAGGTGTCACCTATTTGCAATACCAAGATGAAATACATACCGCTTCTAAGGAAACCACTTCTCAGTGGTTAGTTGATCAACTAGAAGAATTGGGTAAAAAGCTTGAAGCATCGGAGCATGCACTTCAACAATTTAGAGAATCTGAGAGTATTGTCGATATCCATGGTGTTGTGGGCTTGGTCAGTGCGGAATTAACTGAATTGACCTCAGCCGCGATTCGAGCGGCGCGCCGTGAAGATGATTTGAAAGTAACCTACGACTATATTCAAAAAAACAAAAATAATCTGCAGGAATTAATTGAGTTACCTGAAGTGAGTCACGACGACTTATATATTGGCTTAAAAGGTCAAGAAGAGATCGTTAATCGAAAACATTCGGAATTATCCAAGCGATACGGTCCAAAACATCCTAAGATGATTGCGATCAATGCAGAGATAGCGAGCTTAGAAAAACGAATTGCTGAGCACACTGATAACGTTGTACTTGCATTAACCAAAGACTATTTTGCCGCTAAGGAAAAAGCGGTAGCGACCAATGCTCGGCTAACCGCGGCGAAGCAGGACTTTTTGCGCTTAAGTCGTTTGGAAAATAAATTTTCTCAGCTCGAGCGTGAAGTTGAAACGAATAAAGAGCTGTATAGTAATTATCTAGTTCGCTTGAAAGAAGCCGACGCAATGGGCAATTACAAAACCAACTTCTATGTCCGTTTTATCGATAAAGCAGTGGTACCTAAAAGCCCTTATAAACCGAACAAAATCTTAGCGCTTATCGTGGCGGTTGTGCTGTCTGTGATTTTTATATCAATCATTATCATCATGCGTGAATTACTGATCGATACGTTAAATTCACGTCGTAAGCTCGACAACTTTCACGAAGCGCCGGTATTGGCAATTTTGCCAAAATTTAAGCTCGATAAAAGTGCTCAACAGCGCAATAAATACTACCAAGATAATCGTTTTGTTGAGGCGGTCCGCTCACTTCGCACAGCCCTACTATTTAGACAAGATAAAGCACCACCTAAGATCATAGCCATTACTTCATCGGTACCCAACGAAGGTAAATCGACAGTTGCGCTCGAGTTAGCTCGCTCATTTAGTGAAATGGAAAAAGTGTTGCTGATAGAAGGAGATATGCGTCACCCAACAATTGCAAAAAGTCTCAAGCTAGAACCCAACCGGCCAGGCCTATCTAACCTATTGGCCAAAACTCACGAAATCAACGAATGTATTGTTCGTGACGACCACGTGAAATTGGATATTTTAACCTCTGGTATTACACCGAGTAACCCATTGGCATTTTTGTCGATGAAGCGATTCGGTATGCTAATTAAAGTGTTTGGCAATTTTTATGACCGTATTATTATTGAAACTCCGCCGGTCAACGCGGTGAGTGATGCGGTCATTATTTCTCGTAACGTCGATAGTGTGATTTATATCGTTCATGGCGGTAAAACCAAACGCGATGAAATTTCTGCTGGTTTGAGAACCTTAAAGCAAGTTAGTGCGCCAATCGACGGTGTTGTGATCAACCGCAGTGAAAATATTGATACAACAAAATACCATAATAAGTATTACAATAACCCCGCAAACATCATAAAATTGCCGGTTAGACGACAAGCGTAA
- the tuf gene encoding elongation factor Tu gives MAKEKFERSKPHVNVGTIGHVDHGKTTLTAAISAVLTKTHGGEVRDFAQIDNAPEERERGITINTSHIEYDTESRHYAHVDCPGHADYVKNMITGAAQMDGAILVVAATDGPMPQTREHILLSRQVGVPYIIVFLNKCDMVDDEELLELVEMEVRELLSEYDFPGDDLPIIQGSALGALNGEAQWEEKILELANELDTYIPEPERAIDGDFILPIEDVFSIQGRGTVVTGRVERGIIRVGDDVEIVGIKDTTTTTCTGVEMFRKLLDEGRAGENCGVLLRGTKRDEVQRGQVLAKPGSITPHTKFESEVYVLTKDEGGRHTPFFKGYRPQFYFRTTDITGAVELPEGVEMVMPGDNLKFVVELINPIAMDEGLRFAIREGGRTVGAGVVSKILD, from the coding sequence GTGGCTAAAGAAAAATTTGAACGTTCGAAACCGCACGTAAACGTTGGTACTATCGGACACGTTGACCACGGTAAAACAACTTTAACAGCTGCTATCTCTGCAGTATTAACAAAAACTCACGGTGGTGAAGTTCGTGATTTCGCTCAAATCGATAACGCTCCAGAAGAGCGTGAGCGTGGTATTACAATCAATACTTCTCACATTGAGTACGACACAGAATCACGTCACTACGCACACGTAGACTGTCCTGGTCACGCCGATTACGTTAAAAACATGATCACAGGTGCTGCACAAATGGACGGCGCGATCTTAGTAGTAGCTGCTACAGATGGTCCAATGCCACAAACACGTGAGCACATCTTATTATCTCGCCAAGTTGGTGTACCTTACATCATTGTTTTCTTAAACAAGTGTGACATGGTAGACGACGAAGAGTTATTAGAATTAGTAGAAATGGAAGTACGTGAGTTACTTTCAGAGTACGACTTCCCAGGTGATGACTTACCAATCATCCAAGGTTCAGCATTAGGCGCACTTAACGGTGAAGCACAATGGGAAGAGAAAATCTTAGAACTTGCTAACGAATTAGACACATACATTCCAGAGCCAGAGCGTGCAATCGACGGTGACTTCATCTTACCAATCGAAGACGTATTCTCAATCCAAGGTCGTGGTACAGTAGTAACAGGTCGTGTAGAGCGCGGTATCATCCGTGTAGGTGACGACGTAGAAATCGTAGGTATCAAAGATACAACAACGACAACATGTACTGGTGTAGAGATGTTCCGCAAGCTTCTTGACGAAGGTCGTGCAGGTGAGAACTGTGGTGTATTATTACGTGGTACTAAGCGTGATGAAGTTCAACGTGGTCAAGTACTTGCTAAGCCAGGTTCAATCACTCCACACACGAAGTTCGAATCAGAAGTTTACGTATTAACAAAAGATGAAGGAGGTCGTCATACACCATTCTTCAAAGGTTACCGTCCACAGTTCTACTTCCGTACAACAGACATCACAGGTGCTGTAGAGTTACCGGAAGGTGTAGAAATGGTAATGCCAGGCGACAACCTTAAGTTTGTTGTTGAGCTAATCAACCCAATCGCGATGGATGAAGGTTTACGCTTCGCTATCCGTGAAGGTGGCCGTACAGTAGGTGCTGGTGTTGTATCTAAGATTCTTGACTAA
- the rplA gene encoding 50S ribosomal protein L1 has product MAKLSKRARLIREKVDVLKDYEINEALALLKELATAKFKESVDVAINLGIDARKSDQNVRGATVLPNGTGRDVRVAVFTQGANADKAKEAGADIVGMDDLAEQVKAGQMDFDVVIATPDAMRVVGQLGQILGPRGLMPNPKVGTVTPDVVTAVNNAKAGQIRYRNDKNGIIHTTIGKVDFEDAKLQENLEALLEALKKAKPANAKGQYIKKISVSTTMGAGVSVDQGTLNF; this is encoded by the coding sequence ATGGCTAAATTATCAAAGCGCGCTCGTCTTATCCGTGAAAAAGTAGACGTATTAAAAGACTATGAAATCAATGAAGCATTAGCACTTTTAAAAGAATTAGCGACAGCTAAATTCAAAGAAAGTGTAGATGTTGCTATCAACTTAGGTATCGATGCTCGTAAATCAGACCAAAACGTTCGTGGTGCAACTGTACTACCAAACGGTACGGGTCGTGACGTTCGCGTTGCTGTTTTCACTCAAGGTGCAAACGCAGATAAAGCGAAAGAAGCAGGTGCTGACATCGTTGGTATGGACGACTTAGCTGAACAAGTTAAAGCGGGTCAAATGGACTTCGACGTTGTTATTGCTACTCCAGATGCAATGCGTGTTGTAGGTCAGTTAGGTCAAATCTTAGGCCCACGTGGCTTAATGCCTAACCCGAAGGTTGGTACTGTAACTCCAGACGTAGTAACTGCGGTTAACAACGCAAAAGCTGGTCAAATCCGTTACCGTAACGACAAAAACGGCATCATCCATACAACAATCGGTAAGGTTGATTTCGAAGACGCTAAGTTACAAGAAAACTTAGAAGCATTATTGGAAGCGCTTAAGAAAGCAAAACCAGCTAATGCTAAAGGTCAATACATTAAGAAGATCTCTGTATCAACAACTATGGGTGCTGGTGTATCTGTAGATCAAGGTACTTTAAACTTCTAA
- a CDS encoding type III pantothenate kinase, translating to MKLLIDCGNTRMKYAYFDGNKLISKAYLVNDAINEQTLGSLLKGIHTICLSSVSDQALYNTINKVASGQGIKVICAKTQASTNGVVCGYDNYQQLGVDRWLAILGADSLKPNTHVVIIDAGTATTVDILTADKRHLGGWILPGVETIHDAITTRAANVKSTYQPIDQLAFGKSTQENVNQASWAATLGLIEMACKILEQTIATNTDENNFAQTTELIFTGGNGERLMTLFQRNSSLHCSFIDVLVFHGLNQYLQSPVK from the coding sequence GTGAAGTTATTAATAGACTGCGGTAATACGCGGATGAAATATGCATACTTCGATGGCAATAAGTTAATAAGTAAAGCTTATTTGGTCAACGATGCCATCAATGAGCAAACATTGGGTTCATTATTGAAAGGCATACATACAATTTGCCTATCGAGTGTCTCTGATCAAGCGTTGTATAACACAATAAACAAAGTCGCGAGTGGTCAAGGCATCAAAGTCATTTGTGCTAAAACTCAAGCATCTACCAATGGCGTTGTTTGTGGTTATGATAATTATCAGCAACTCGGCGTTGATCGCTGGTTAGCCATATTAGGGGCTGATAGTCTTAAGCCAAATACTCATGTTGTGATTATTGATGCGGGTACAGCAACAACGGTGGATATATTAACTGCCGATAAACGTCATTTAGGCGGTTGGATATTACCAGGGGTTGAGACTATTCACGATGCCATAACAACACGCGCGGCTAACGTTAAGTCGACGTATCAACCCATTGACCAACTTGCTTTTGGTAAGTCAACTCAAGAAAACGTTAATCAAGCAAGTTGGGCGGCCACGCTTGGCTTAATTGAAATGGCCTGTAAGATACTTGAGCAGACAATAGCAACTAATACAGACGAAAATAATTTCGCACAGACCACCGAACTAATATTTACCGGTGGTAATGGTGAACGATTAATGACCTTATTTCAGCGAAACTCAAGCCTACATTGCAGCTTTATTGATGTGTTAGTCTTTCACGGTTTAAATCAATATCTGCAATCTCCAGTGAAATAG
- the nusG gene encoding transcription termination/antitermination protein NusG, with protein MTDEKSFTEENAAPKLRWYVVQAFSGYEARVQKTLLEHIQIHGLEDKFGQILVPTEEVVEMRAGQKRKSARKFFPGYVLVEMAMDEEAWHLVKSVPRVLGFIGGTSDRPAPITQREADRILQRLEDSTDKPKPKTLFEVGEVVRVIDGPFADFNGVVEELDYEKNRIKVSVLIFGRSTPVDLEFSQVEKG; from the coding sequence ATGACTGACGAAAAATCATTTACAGAAGAAAACGCAGCACCAAAATTGCGTTGGTACGTAGTTCAAGCGTTTTCAGGCTACGAAGCTCGCGTGCAAAAGACATTACTTGAGCACATCCAAATTCACGGTTTAGAAGATAAATTCGGTCAAATCCTAGTACCAACAGAAGAAGTTGTCGAAATGCGTGCTGGTCAAAAGCGCAAGAGTGCTCGCAAGTTCTTCCCAGGTTATGTATTAGTTGAAATGGCGATGGATGAAGAAGCATGGCACTTAGTTAAAAGTGTTCCACGTGTACTCGGCTTTATCGGTGGTACGTCAGATCGCCCTGCACCTATCACACAACGTGAAGCGGATCGCATATTGCAACGCCTAGAAGACTCAACTGATAAGCCTAAACCTAAAACATTGTTTGAAGTGGGTGAGGTTGTCCGTGTTATCGATGGTCCATTTGCTGACTTTAACGGTGTTGTTGAAGAGTTAGACTACGAGAAAAACCGCATCAAAGTATCTGTGCTTATTTTCGGTCGTTCTACGCCAGTTGATCTTGAATTCTCACAAGTTGAAAAAGGCTAA
- the rplL gene encoding 50S ribosomal protein L7/L12, with amino-acid sequence MSISKDDILNAIAEMSVMDVVELIEAMEEKFGVSAAAAVAVAGGDAGGAAAEQTEFDVILAGFGDKKVAVIKAVRGATGLGLKEAKELVEAAPKALKEGVSKEEAEALKKDLEEAGATVEIK; translated from the coding sequence ATGTCTATTTCTAAAGACGATATCCTAAATGCTATTGCTGAAATGTCAGTAATGGACGTAGTAGAATTAATTGAAGCAATGGAAGAGAAGTTCGGCGTATCAGCTGCTGCTGCTGTTGCTGTTGCTGGTGGTGACGCTGGCGGTGCTGCTGCTGAGCAAACTGAATTCGACGTAATCTTAGCTGGTTTCGGCGATAAGAAAGTTGCTGTAATCAAAGCAGTACGTGGCGCAACTGGCCTTGGCTTAAAAGAAGCTAAAGAATTAGTTGAAGCTGCTCCTAAAGCTCTTAAAGAAGGTGTTTCTAAAGAAGAAGCTGAAGCACTTAAGAAAGATCTTGAAGAAGCAGGTGCTACTGTTGAGATCAAATAA
- a CDS encoding polysaccharide biosynthesis/export family protein gives MLRYSYLLIYILFAILPIGKANALNYVLSAGDSVLIEVYDEPDLRTRAKIDKSGVISFPFLDDVQVSGKTTEEIEMIIDAGLRGDYLIDPQVSVSIVAYRPFFIHGQVKVPGGYPYQPDLTLDKALALAGGLTNRASKSDWQITRKVNGTSKIINADISTEIQPDDIVKIGQSFF, from the coding sequence ATGTTGCGTTATAGCTATTTATTGATATACATCCTATTTGCCATATTGCCGATCGGTAAAGCAAACGCACTTAATTACGTATTAAGTGCGGGTGATAGTGTATTAATTGAAGTCTATGACGAACCAGATTTACGTACTCGGGCTAAAATTGATAAGTCAGGTGTTATCTCATTTCCATTTCTCGATGATGTGCAGGTATCAGGAAAGACGACAGAAGAAATCGAGATGATTATCGATGCAGGCCTGCGCGGGGACTATTTGATTGACCCTCAAGTATCAGTGTCGATAGTGGCTTATCGCCCGTTCTTTATTCATGGTCAAGTTAAAGTGCCCGGCGGGTATCCATATCAGCCTGATTTAACCTTAGATAAGGCACTAGCACTAGCTGGAGGCTTAACTAATCGGGCATCAAAGTCCGATTGGCAGATCACGAGAAAGGTAAATGGTACCTCCAAAATAATCAATGCTGATATTTCCACGGAAATTCAACCTGACGATATTGTAAAAATAGGGCAGAGTTTCTTTTGA
- the murB gene encoding UDP-N-acetylmuramate dehydrogenase, producing the protein MKSEQNYSLKASNSFAVESITPKIYFPETHSDLAKLANVVTNQSYYLLGEGSNTLFYEEQAPVIISPKFFGIKITEHDDGYEIDVGGSENWHHLVTSLIAQGIYGLENLALIPGTVGAAPVQNIGAYGKEFAQFCRRVTWVSLVTGEVQELTRQACQFGYRDSVFKGPNYQQGVITNVRFYFPKKWQLVAEYGDLKQLSSGASPEQVMNKVIEIRQQKLPDPKLLPNAGSFFKNPVVDSQTAEQLKASYPNIPTYPVTNNQVKLAAGWLIEQAGLKGYQQDGVGVHQEQALVLVNFASESGAAVIKLAKHVQKTVQDKFGIKISPEVRLISHQGEQDFDQIVVGQTC; encoded by the coding sequence ATGAAATCTGAACAAAACTATTCTCTCAAAGCGAGTAACAGCTTTGCTGTTGAATCTATCACGCCTAAAATTTATTTCCCTGAGACTCACAGTGATTTAGCTAAGCTTGCTAACGTCGTAACAAATCAATCTTATTACTTACTTGGCGAAGGAAGTAATACCTTGTTTTACGAAGAACAAGCCCCGGTGATCATCTCGCCTAAATTCTTTGGTATCAAAATTACTGAACATGACGATGGCTATGAGATTGATGTCGGTGGCAGTGAGAACTGGCATCACTTAGTTACGTCACTGATTGCTCAAGGTATTTATGGCTTGGAAAATTTAGCGCTAATCCCTGGCACTGTTGGCGCAGCGCCTGTGCAAAATATTGGGGCTTATGGCAAGGAGTTTGCTCAGTTCTGTCGTCGGGTCACCTGGGTTTCTCTGGTTACAGGTGAAGTGCAAGAGCTAACTAGGCAAGCGTGTCAGTTTGGCTATCGCGATAGCGTGTTTAAAGGGCCAAATTACCAACAAGGCGTGATCACCAACGTTCGCTTTTATTTCCCCAAAAAATGGCAACTCGTCGCAGAATATGGTGATTTAAAACAGCTAAGTTCTGGCGCTAGCCCAGAGCAAGTAATGAATAAAGTTATCGAGATAAGACAACAGAAATTACCTGATCCTAAGCTTTTACCAAATGCTGGTAGCTTTTTTAAGAATCCTGTTGTCGATAGTCAAACGGCAGAGCAATTAAAGGCGAGTTACCCGAACATCCCTACTTATCCAGTGACCAACAACCAAGTTAAATTGGCCGCCGGTTGGTTAATTGAACAGGCTGGGCTAAAAGGCTATCAGCAAGATGGTGTCGGCGTGCACCAAGAGCAAGCGCTTGTGCTAGTTAATTTCGCCAGTGAATCTGGTGCAGCGGTGATAAAGCTAGCCAAGCACGTACAAAAAACTGTGCAGGACAAGTTCGGCATTAAAATAAGCCCTGAAGTTAGATTGATCAGTCATCAGGGCGAACAAGATTTTGACCAGATAGTTGTAGGCCAAACATGTTAA
- the birA gene encoding bifunctional biotin--[acetyl-CoA-carboxylase] ligase/biotin operon repressor BirA, producing MLREQILTVLSQGKFVSGEALGKMFGVTRAAIAKHIKAINEMGVDVYSVHGKGYRLSNPLVLLDKAVIEKQLQNRGLNFRVDSHAMIDSTNSFLMRKLPNNVKQGDICIAEYQSHGRGRRGRQWISPFGSHLYLSMYWSLEQGVNAAMGMSVAVALAIYDTIIELTGESVQLKWPNDVYWQGKKLAGILIELEGQPLEPSHSVIGIGLNINMPDKSAELIDQPWSALSQFSKSIDRNLLASELIFNLQRRLSEHAQSGLKTMIDTWNQLDWFIEQPVKIISGEKETLGICKGIDHNGALRLDVNGAIQTIYGGEVSLRGQE from the coding sequence ATGTTAAGAGAACAAATTTTAACGGTGCTGAGCCAAGGTAAATTTGTTTCAGGTGAAGCACTAGGAAAAATGTTTGGTGTCACTAGAGCGGCGATAGCGAAACACATAAAGGCCATCAATGAGATGGGCGTTGACGTTTATTCCGTTCATGGCAAAGGGTATAGGCTGTCAAATCCTTTGGTGTTGCTTGATAAAGCGGTGATCGAAAAGCAATTACAAAATCGAGGACTAAATTTTAGGGTTGATAGCCACGCCATGATTGATTCAACCAACAGTTTTCTCATGCGCAAGCTACCCAATAACGTTAAGCAGGGCGATATTTGTATCGCTGAATACCAAAGTCATGGCAGAGGCCGTCGAGGTCGTCAGTGGATTTCTCCTTTTGGGAGTCACCTGTATTTATCTATGTACTGGTCGCTTGAGCAAGGAGTCAATGCCGCCATGGGGATGAGCGTCGCAGTAGCACTGGCTATCTACGATACTATCATTGAATTAACCGGTGAAAGTGTTCAATTGAAATGGCCAAATGACGTATACTGGCAAGGAAAAAAACTCGCAGGTATCCTAATTGAATTGGAAGGCCAGCCGCTTGAGCCTAGCCACTCGGTAATAGGTATTGGCCTCAATATTAATATGCCGGACAAAAGTGCCGAACTAATCGACCAGCCGTGGAGTGCTTTGAGTCAGTTTAGTAAGTCTATCGACAGAAACTTGCTTGCTAGTGAACTGATTTTTAATCTTCAACGTCGATTGTCTGAGCACGCCCAATCGGGGTTGAAAACCATGATAGACACATGGAATCAACTAGACTGGTTTATTGAGCAGCCGGTTAAAATTATTTCTGGTGAAAAAGAAACGCTCGGTATTTGTAAAGGTATTGATCACAATGGCGCATTGCGACTTGACGTGAACGGCGCAATACAAACAATTTACGGTGGTGAAGTGAGTTTGCGAGGGCAGGAGTGA
- the secE gene encoding preprotein translocase subunit SecE, whose amino-acid sequence MNASTENQTGGSLDVLKWGLTLLILAGAVFGNYYFSNESVLFRAIGVVVAVVIAAFIAAQTEKGRTFIEFAKESRTEVRKVVWPTRQEALQTTGIVLVATLIMSLILWGIDSLLMWVVGLITGVSA is encoded by the coding sequence ATGAATGCAAGTACGGAAAACCAAACAGGCGGTTCTCTCGATGTACTAAAATGGGGGCTAACGCTTCTTATTTTAGCGGGTGCTGTTTTTGGTAACTATTATTTTAGTAACGAATCAGTATTATTTCGCGCAATTGGCGTGGTGGTAGCAGTAGTGATTGCCGCGTTTATCGCAGCACAAACTGAAAAAGGCCGTACGTTTATTGAGTTTGCTAAAGAATCAAGAACTGAAGTTCGCAAAGTCGTTTGGCCAACACGCCAAGAAGCCTTGCAAACAACAGGTATTGTACTTGTGGCAACTTTAATAATGTCGTTAATTTTATGGGGCATTGACTCTCTATTAATGTGGGTTGTTGGCTTAATCACTGGAGTTTCGGCGTAA
- the rplK gene encoding 50S ribosomal protein L11, which translates to MAKKVQALIKLQVAAGAANPSPPVGPALGQHGVNIMEFCKAFNARTDALDKGAPVPVVITVYNDRSFTFETKTPPASYLLKKAAGIKSGSGRPNTEKVGTVTRAQLEEIVKMKEPDLTAGDMDAAVNTIAGSARSMGLVVEG; encoded by the coding sequence ATGGCTAAAAAAGTCCAAGCTTTAATCAAGCTACAAGTAGCTGCTGGTGCAGCTAACCCGTCACCACCAGTTGGTCCTGCTTTAGGTCAACACGGTGTTAACATCATGGAATTCTGTAAAGCATTCAACGCTCGTACAGATGCATTAGACAAAGGCGCTCCAGTACCAGTAGTTATTACTGTATACAATGACCGTTCTTTCACGTTCGAAACTAAGACTCCACCTGCATCTTACTTACTTAAGAAAGCTGCTGGTATCAAGTCAGGTTCAGGTCGTCCTAACACTGAAAAAGTTGGTACTGTTACACGTGCTCAACTTGAAGAAATCGTTAAGATGAAAGAACCAGATTTAACAGCAGGCGACATGGACGCAGCTGTTAATACTATCGCGGGCTCTGCTCGTTCAATGGGCTTAGTGGTAGAGGGTTAA